The proteins below are encoded in one region of Pomacea canaliculata isolate SZHN2017 linkage group LG7, ASM307304v1, whole genome shotgun sequence:
- the LOC112568216 gene encoding uncharacterized protein LOC112568216 isoform X8, with amino-acid sequence MDQKLFVLCSVFFIAGVVHSDPVINECPYKGKYVYEDSTDTFSCSNYGTKMSWLLYNGTNRMTIGICDQQSCISADKNRFNLEATKIQNWNYKSQLEIKNVTREHARFLICFDSSAEQDYCELHVIAPARVPSNNCSVSISNWQVNGTCLVFRMYTSDNNYWCAWYENNNNNKSFGYMGFGSTLKNYTYNSRNYTRGKCSFTKEMSLVEGHYTYSLRVFPGSGVYYNNTITIAYPDEPTHDCPQHVFEGSDFHCTCKSNTTGSPPAKVAWDELVTEVLQVNNASRHLNGELHTCRLVWGPQGYINRKTSFIIGVAYGPSAVLLNSTQKDAENGSYIISVTCTAVDVYPSAVFTWNITCLRQTTHTNIQHCIVKLTEHEELSVTCTASNAYYKHVFLSQTILLPISADEASATAAGTGSLNGGLIGGVTAAAVVVLVIIAVVVVYIIKRRKDPVYDTARRPANNEHNYVDLAQNRCKEAASYDMVTRQDGDEHGYVGLTHTGHNASESADAIFIVGKMPTAP; translated from the exons ACCCGGTCATCAACGAGTGCCCGTATAAAGGAAAATATGTATACGAGGACAGTACTGACACCTTCAGTTGCAGCAATTACGGAACAAAAATGTCGTGGCTTTTATATAATGGCACAAATAGAATGACAATCGGTATCTGTGATCAGCAAAGTTGCATATCTGCAGATAAAAACCGTTTCAACTTAGAAgcaacaaaaattcaaaattggAATTACAAAAGTCAACTAGAAATAAAGAATGTTACAAGGGAGCATGCTCGTTTTCTCATTTGCTTCGACAGTTCAGCAGAACAAGACTACTGTGAGCTTCATGTTATAG CGCCTGCACGTGTCCCTTCTAATAACTGCAGTGTGAGCATCTCTAACTGGCAAGTGAACGGGACGTGCTTAGTGTTTAGAATGTACACGTCAGACAACAACTACTGGTGTGCTTGGTacgagaacaacaacaacaacaag aGCTTCGGGTATATGGGATTTGGTAGCACACTCAAGAACTATACTTATAACTCAAGGAATTATACAAGAGGAAAATGttcatttacaaaagaaatgtcTCTTGTGGAAGGCCATTACACATACAGTCTGAGGGTATTCCCAGGTTCTGGTGTTTACTACAACAACACAATCACTATAG CTTATCCTGACGAACCCACTCACGACTGCCCACAACACGTTTTTGAGGGATCGGATTTTCATTGCACTTGCAAATCAAATACAACTGGTAGTCCACCTGCAAAAGTTGCTTGGGATGAATTAGTCACTGAAGTGCTACAAGTGAACAATGCAAGTCGACATTTAAACGGAGAACTACACACATGTCGACTAGTGTGGGGGCCACAGGGctacatcaacagaaaaacttCCTTCATCATTGGTGTAGCGT ACGGACCTTCTGCGGTTCTTCTGAACAGCACCCAAAAAGACGCAGAAAATGGATCTTACATAATAAGTGTTACCTGCACAGCAGTCGATGTTTACCCGTCTGCTGTGTTCACTTGGAACATCACGTGTCTTAGGCAgacaacacacaccaacattcAGCACTGCATTGTGAAGTTAACTGAACATGAAGAACTGTCAGTAACGTGCACAGCCAGCAATGCCTACTACAAACATGTGTTTCTTTCACAAACCATCCTCCTACCTATTTCAG CAGACGAGGCTTCAGCCACCGCTGCGGGGACCGGAAGTCTAAATGGTGGACTAATAGGTGGAGTCACTGCAGCTGCTGTGGTTGTGTTGGTCATCATAGCAGTTGTTGTTGTATACATCATAAAACGCCGAAAAG ATCCCGTGTACGACACTGCTAGAAGACCTGCCAACAACGAACACAATTACGTGGATCTCGCCCAGAACAGATGTAAAGAAG CTGCTTCCTATGACATGGTCACAAGGCAGGATGGTGATGAACATGGCTACGTGGGCTTGACTCACACAGGTCACAATGCGTCTGAATCTGCAG ATGCAATATTTATTGTAGGAAAAATGCCTACAGCTCCCTAA
- the LOC112568216 gene encoding uncharacterized protein LOC112568216 isoform X5, translating to MDQKLFVLCSVFFIAGVVHSDPVINECPYKGKYVYEDSTDTFSCSNYGTKMSWLLYNGTNRMTIGICDQQSCISADKNRFNLEATKIQNWNYKSQLEIKNVTREHARFLICFDSSAEQDYCELHVIAPARVPSNNCSVSISNWQVNGTCLVFRMYTSDNNYWCAWYENNNNNKSFGYMGFGSTLKNYTYNSRNYTRGKCSFTKEMSLVEGHYTYSLRVFPGSGVYYNNTITIAYPDEPTHDCPQHVFEGSDFHCTCKSNTTGSPPAKVAWDELVTEVLQVNNASRHLNGELHTCRLVWGPQGYINRKTSFIIGVAYGPSAVLLNSTQKDAENGSYIISVTCTAVDVYPSAVFTWNITCLRQTTHTNIQHCIVKLTEHEELSVTCTASNAYYKHVFLSQTILLPISADEASATAAGTGSLNGGLIGGVTAAAVVVLVIIAVVVVYIIKRRKDPVYDTARRPANNEHNYVDLAQNRCKEGQPTAASYDMVTRQDGDEHGYVGLTHTGHNASESADAIFIVGKMPTAP from the exons ACCCGGTCATCAACGAGTGCCCGTATAAAGGAAAATATGTATACGAGGACAGTACTGACACCTTCAGTTGCAGCAATTACGGAACAAAAATGTCGTGGCTTTTATATAATGGCACAAATAGAATGACAATCGGTATCTGTGATCAGCAAAGTTGCATATCTGCAGATAAAAACCGTTTCAACTTAGAAgcaacaaaaattcaaaattggAATTACAAAAGTCAACTAGAAATAAAGAATGTTACAAGGGAGCATGCTCGTTTTCTCATTTGCTTCGACAGTTCAGCAGAACAAGACTACTGTGAGCTTCATGTTATAG CGCCTGCACGTGTCCCTTCTAATAACTGCAGTGTGAGCATCTCTAACTGGCAAGTGAACGGGACGTGCTTAGTGTTTAGAATGTACACGTCAGACAACAACTACTGGTGTGCTTGGTacgagaacaacaacaacaacaag aGCTTCGGGTATATGGGATTTGGTAGCACACTCAAGAACTATACTTATAACTCAAGGAATTATACAAGAGGAAAATGttcatttacaaaagaaatgtcTCTTGTGGAAGGCCATTACACATACAGTCTGAGGGTATTCCCAGGTTCTGGTGTTTACTACAACAACACAATCACTATAG CTTATCCTGACGAACCCACTCACGACTGCCCACAACACGTTTTTGAGGGATCGGATTTTCATTGCACTTGCAAATCAAATACAACTGGTAGTCCACCTGCAAAAGTTGCTTGGGATGAATTAGTCACTGAAGTGCTACAAGTGAACAATGCAAGTCGACATTTAAACGGAGAACTACACACATGTCGACTAGTGTGGGGGCCACAGGGctacatcaacagaaaaacttCCTTCATCATTGGTGTAGCGT ACGGACCTTCTGCGGTTCTTCTGAACAGCACCCAAAAAGACGCAGAAAATGGATCTTACATAATAAGTGTTACCTGCACAGCAGTCGATGTTTACCCGTCTGCTGTGTTCACTTGGAACATCACGTGTCTTAGGCAgacaacacacaccaacattcAGCACTGCATTGTGAAGTTAACTGAACATGAAGAACTGTCAGTAACGTGCACAGCCAGCAATGCCTACTACAAACATGTGTTTCTTTCACAAACCATCCTCCTACCTATTTCAG CAGACGAGGCTTCAGCCACCGCTGCGGGGACCGGAAGTCTAAATGGTGGACTAATAGGTGGAGTCACTGCAGCTGCTGTGGTTGTGTTGGTCATCATAGCAGTTGTTGTTGTATACATCATAAAACGCCGAAAAG ATCCCGTGTACGACACTGCTAGAAGACCTGCCAACAACGAACACAATTACGTGGATCTCGCCCAGAACAGATGTAAAGAAGGTCAGCCAACAG CTGCTTCCTATGACATGGTCACAAGGCAGGATGGTGATGAACATGGCTACGTGGGCTTGACTCACACAGGTCACAATGCGTCTGAATCTGCAG ATGCAATATTTATTGTAGGAAAAATGCCTACAGCTCCCTAA
- the LOC112568216 gene encoding uncharacterized protein LOC112568216 isoform X1 — protein sequence MDQKLFVLCSVFFIAGVVHSDPVINECPYKGKYVYEDSTDTFSCSNYGTKMSWLLYNGTNRMTIGICDQQSCISADKNRFNLEATKIQNWNYKSQLEIKNVTREHARFLICFDSSAEQDYCELHVIAPARVPSNNCSVSISNWQVNGTCLVFRMYTSDNNYWCAWYENNNNNKSFGYMGFGSTLKNYTYNSRNYTRGKCSFTKEMSLVEGHYTYSLRVFPGSGVYYNNTITIAYPDEPTHDCPQHVFEGSDFHCTCKSNTTGSPPAKVAWDELVTEVLQVNNASRHLNGELHTCRLVWGPQGYINRKTSFIIGVAYGPSAVLLNSTQKDAENGSYIISVTCTAVDVYPSAVFTWNITCLRQTTHTNIQHCIVKLTEHEELSVTCTASNAYYKHVFLSQTILLPISADEASATAAGTGSLNGGLIGGVTAAAVVVLVIIAVVVVYIIKRRKGMAKQEGCTSGSSSDFGNFLKHNNPLSKLYAVVKKPKPQTPIERHSAPSGDLYTIPTSGTIQQGENGYNSVYETADSTAFYEENNFDHQAEEVAKETSEWTAKAQSTVTPAVAVKKFQDLSGGYMNVTEVLTDSGLGVYHVVPWASNSGTMNPESSTQAISEDEYNALHFEKDRTGQEDLDVDYNHLQTTEDNYFTLEPTY from the exons ACCCGGTCATCAACGAGTGCCCGTATAAAGGAAAATATGTATACGAGGACAGTACTGACACCTTCAGTTGCAGCAATTACGGAACAAAAATGTCGTGGCTTTTATATAATGGCACAAATAGAATGACAATCGGTATCTGTGATCAGCAAAGTTGCATATCTGCAGATAAAAACCGTTTCAACTTAGAAgcaacaaaaattcaaaattggAATTACAAAAGTCAACTAGAAATAAAGAATGTTACAAGGGAGCATGCTCGTTTTCTCATTTGCTTCGACAGTTCAGCAGAACAAGACTACTGTGAGCTTCATGTTATAG CGCCTGCACGTGTCCCTTCTAATAACTGCAGTGTGAGCATCTCTAACTGGCAAGTGAACGGGACGTGCTTAGTGTTTAGAATGTACACGTCAGACAACAACTACTGGTGTGCTTGGTacgagaacaacaacaacaacaag aGCTTCGGGTATATGGGATTTGGTAGCACACTCAAGAACTATACTTATAACTCAAGGAATTATACAAGAGGAAAATGttcatttacaaaagaaatgtcTCTTGTGGAAGGCCATTACACATACAGTCTGAGGGTATTCCCAGGTTCTGGTGTTTACTACAACAACACAATCACTATAG CTTATCCTGACGAACCCACTCACGACTGCCCACAACACGTTTTTGAGGGATCGGATTTTCATTGCACTTGCAAATCAAATACAACTGGTAGTCCACCTGCAAAAGTTGCTTGGGATGAATTAGTCACTGAAGTGCTACAAGTGAACAATGCAAGTCGACATTTAAACGGAGAACTACACACATGTCGACTAGTGTGGGGGCCACAGGGctacatcaacagaaaaacttCCTTCATCATTGGTGTAGCGT ACGGACCTTCTGCGGTTCTTCTGAACAGCACCCAAAAAGACGCAGAAAATGGATCTTACATAATAAGTGTTACCTGCACAGCAGTCGATGTTTACCCGTCTGCTGTGTTCACTTGGAACATCACGTGTCTTAGGCAgacaacacacaccaacattcAGCACTGCATTGTGAAGTTAACTGAACATGAAGAACTGTCAGTAACGTGCACAGCCAGCAATGCCTACTACAAACATGTGTTTCTTTCACAAACCATCCTCCTACCTATTTCAG CAGACGAGGCTTCAGCCACCGCTGCGGGGACCGGAAGTCTAAATGGTGGACTAATAGGTGGAGTCACTGCAGCTGCTGTGGTTGTGTTGGTCATCATAGCAGTTGTTGTTGTATACATCATAAAACGCCGAAAAG GGATGGCAAAACAGGAAGGATGTACATCAGGATCTTCATCTGACTTTGGGAACTTTTTGAAACATAACAACCCGCTGTCGAAGCTCTACGCAGTCGTAAAGAAGCCGAAGCCACAAACTCCCATTGAACGCCACTCAGCTCCCTCAGGTGACCTGTACACCATCCCTACTTCAGGGACAATCCAGCAGGGCGAGAATGGGTATAATTCAGTGTACGAGACTGCTGACAGCACAGCATTTTATGAAGAGAATAATTTCGACCACCAAGCGGAAGAAGTCGCAAAAGAAACTAGTGAATGGACGGCAAAGGCCCAGTCAACAGTAACACCAGCAGTTGCTGTAAAGAAATTCCAAGATTTATCAG GTGGCTACATGAATGTCACTGAAGTTTTAACAGACTCTGGTTTGGGCGTGTACCATGTAGTTCCCTGGGCTTCAAATTCTGGAACCATGAATCCT GAAAGTTCTACACAAGCCATCTCTGAAGACGAATACAATGCTCTACATTTCGAGAAAGATCGAACTGGACAAGAAGACCTGGATGTGGACTACAATCACCTTCAGACCACAGAAGACAATTACTTCACTTTAGAGCCGACCTACTGA
- the LOC112568216 gene encoding uncharacterized protein LOC112568216 isoform X2 yields MDQKLFVLCSVFFIAGVVHSDPVINECPYKGKYVYEDSTDTFSCSNYGTKMSWLLYNGTNRMTIGICDQQSCISADKNRFNLEATKIQNWNYKSQLEIKNVTREHARFLICFDSSAEQDYCELHVIAPARVPSNNCSVSISNWQVNGTCLVFRMYTSDNNYWCAWYENNNNNKSFGYMGFGSTLKNYTYNSRNYTRGKCSFTKEMSLVEGHYTYSLRVFPGSGVYYNNTITIAYPDEPTHDCPQHVFEGSDFHCTCKSNTTGSPPAKVAWDELVTEVLQVNNASRHLNGELHTCRLVWGPQGYINRKTSFIIGVAYGPSAVLLNSTQKDAENGSYIISVTCTAVDVYPSAVFTWNITCLRQTTHTNIQHCIVKLTEHEELSVTCTASNAYYKHVFLSQTILLPISDEASATAAGTGSLNGGLIGGVTAAAVVVLVIIAVVVVYIIKRRKGMAKQEGCTSGSSSDFGNFLKHNNPLSKLYAVVKKPKPQTPIERHSAPSGDLYTIPTSGTIQQGENGYNSVYETADSTAFYEENNFDHQAEEVAKETSEWTAKAQSTVTPAVAVKKFQDLSGGYMNVTEVLTDSGLGVYHVVPWASNSGTMNPESSTQAISEDEYNALHFEKDRTGQEDLDVDYNHLQTTEDNYFTLEPTY; encoded by the exons ACCCGGTCATCAACGAGTGCCCGTATAAAGGAAAATATGTATACGAGGACAGTACTGACACCTTCAGTTGCAGCAATTACGGAACAAAAATGTCGTGGCTTTTATATAATGGCACAAATAGAATGACAATCGGTATCTGTGATCAGCAAAGTTGCATATCTGCAGATAAAAACCGTTTCAACTTAGAAgcaacaaaaattcaaaattggAATTACAAAAGTCAACTAGAAATAAAGAATGTTACAAGGGAGCATGCTCGTTTTCTCATTTGCTTCGACAGTTCAGCAGAACAAGACTACTGTGAGCTTCATGTTATAG CGCCTGCACGTGTCCCTTCTAATAACTGCAGTGTGAGCATCTCTAACTGGCAAGTGAACGGGACGTGCTTAGTGTTTAGAATGTACACGTCAGACAACAACTACTGGTGTGCTTGGTacgagaacaacaacaacaacaag aGCTTCGGGTATATGGGATTTGGTAGCACACTCAAGAACTATACTTATAACTCAAGGAATTATACAAGAGGAAAATGttcatttacaaaagaaatgtcTCTTGTGGAAGGCCATTACACATACAGTCTGAGGGTATTCCCAGGTTCTGGTGTTTACTACAACAACACAATCACTATAG CTTATCCTGACGAACCCACTCACGACTGCCCACAACACGTTTTTGAGGGATCGGATTTTCATTGCACTTGCAAATCAAATACAACTGGTAGTCCACCTGCAAAAGTTGCTTGGGATGAATTAGTCACTGAAGTGCTACAAGTGAACAATGCAAGTCGACATTTAAACGGAGAACTACACACATGTCGACTAGTGTGGGGGCCACAGGGctacatcaacagaaaaacttCCTTCATCATTGGTGTAGCGT ACGGACCTTCTGCGGTTCTTCTGAACAGCACCCAAAAAGACGCAGAAAATGGATCTTACATAATAAGTGTTACCTGCACAGCAGTCGATGTTTACCCGTCTGCTGTGTTCACTTGGAACATCACGTGTCTTAGGCAgacaacacacaccaacattcAGCACTGCATTGTGAAGTTAACTGAACATGAAGAACTGTCAGTAACGTGCACAGCCAGCAATGCCTACTACAAACATGTGTTTCTTTCACAAACCATCCTCCTACCTATTTCAG ACGAGGCTTCAGCCACCGCTGCGGGGACCGGAAGTCTAAATGGTGGACTAATAGGTGGAGTCACTGCAGCTGCTGTGGTTGTGTTGGTCATCATAGCAGTTGTTGTTGTATACATCATAAAACGCCGAAAAG GGATGGCAAAACAGGAAGGATGTACATCAGGATCTTCATCTGACTTTGGGAACTTTTTGAAACATAACAACCCGCTGTCGAAGCTCTACGCAGTCGTAAAGAAGCCGAAGCCACAAACTCCCATTGAACGCCACTCAGCTCCCTCAGGTGACCTGTACACCATCCCTACTTCAGGGACAATCCAGCAGGGCGAGAATGGGTATAATTCAGTGTACGAGACTGCTGACAGCACAGCATTTTATGAAGAGAATAATTTCGACCACCAAGCGGAAGAAGTCGCAAAAGAAACTAGTGAATGGACGGCAAAGGCCCAGTCAACAGTAACACCAGCAGTTGCTGTAAAGAAATTCCAAGATTTATCAG GTGGCTACATGAATGTCACTGAAGTTTTAACAGACTCTGGTTTGGGCGTGTACCATGTAGTTCCCTGGGCTTCAAATTCTGGAACCATGAATCCT GAAAGTTCTACACAAGCCATCTCTGAAGACGAATACAATGCTCTACATTTCGAGAAAGATCGAACTGGACAAGAAGACCTGGATGTGGACTACAATCACCTTCAGACCACAGAAGACAATTACTTCACTTTAGAGCCGACCTACTGA
- the LOC112568217 gene encoding uncharacterized protein LOC112568217 — translation MEAKFLIFYSLILLERKVFSAINIEECPTGMINVTEDDELSLTCGPSYSEIEWFYSRNSSLGDYIGYCSGTYCYSTQTNKFRIHANWASWPSRLYKSTLDITNVTREEARFFHCKDSESMYTCRLRVTVPANLVSENCNLEISNWKVQGTCHVARMYSSDSIYKCTWRVNDAELPSGFEEPLTNWTDRYTSYLNRTYMRGNCSFKQEMPSVRYSYTYKISIDPGLQIFIVKTINIEPPKKPEINCSETVLEGSTVVCMCTSQNRGNPPAKFAWDGIDTDILLLRNVTRQQNCTKYACRQTWGPYGFINTTVNYTLTVACMYLVTSTEESITQADEKSTKEKDTSSSGSINGGLIGGIVAAVVFAIIVGAVIVIFIVKRRKDPMYETARKPDNNEHNYEDLTQNRCEVRQPTGASYKEVTRPNTDGHM, via the exons ATGGAGGCGaagtttttgatattttacagtCTTATTCTTCTCGAGCGAAAAGTATTTTCAG CAATCAACATTGAAGAATGTCCAACTGGCATGATAAATGTAACGGAGGACGATGAGCTCAGCCTTACGTGTGGTCCATCTTACAGTGAGATAGAGTGGTTTTATTCTAGAAACAGCTCCTTGGGGGACTACATCGGCTACTGCAGTGGAACATATTGCTATTCCACACAGACAAATAAGTTCAGAATACACGCCAACTGGGCTTCGTGGCCTTCACGGTTGTACAAAAGCACTTTAGACATCACTAATGTCACGAGGGAGGAAGCTCGTTTTTTCCATTGTAAAGATTCTGAATCGATGTATACGTGTAGACTTCGAGTAACAG TACCTGCTAATCTGGTTTCCGAAAACTGCAATTTGGAGATATCAAACTGGAAAGTGCAAGGAACATGCCACGTTGCAAGGATGTACTCGTCAGATTCCATCTACAAATGCACGTGGAGAGTAAATGATGCCGAG CTACCCTCTGGTTTTGAAGAACCCCTTACTAATTGGACTGACAGGTATACAAGCTATTTGAATAGAACCTACATGAGGGGAAATTGCTCTTTTAAACAGGAAATGCCTTCTGTAAGGTACAGCTACACCTATAAAATCAGTATTGATCCTGGTCTTCAAATCTTCATTGTAAAGACGATTAACATAG AGCCTCCTAAGAAGCCTGAGATCAACTGTTCAGAAACCGTTCTTGAAGGATCGACTGTCGTCTGTATGTGCACCTCTCAAAACAGAGGAAACCCGCCTGCAAAATTTGCTTGGGATGGAATAGATACTGATATACTACTTCTTCGCAATGTCACCCGACAACAAAACTGCACTAAATATGCATGCCGACAGACTTGGGGTCCTTACGGATTTATCAACACTACAGTTAACTACACCTTAACAGTAGCAT GTATGTACCTTGTGACAAGTACAGAAGAGAGCATCACGCAGGCAGATGAAAAGAGCACAAAAGAAAAGGACACGTCATCGTCGGGCAGCATTAACGGAGGACTAATTGGTGGCATTGTTGCAGCTGTAGTTTTTGCAATTATAGTCGGAGCTGTCATTGTTATCTTCATAGTCAAGCGGCGGAAAG ATCCAATGTACGAGACAGCTAGAAAACCAGATAACAACGAACATAATTATGAAGACCTTACTCAGAACAGGTGTGAAGTTCGCCAGCCAACAG gTGCAAGCTACAAAGAGGTTACAAGACCAAACACTGATGGACATATGTAA